The following proteins are encoded in a genomic region of Candidatus Latescibacterota bacterium:
- a CDS encoding amidophosphoribosyltransferase, with the protein MSGLFGVVSENSCNELLLYGTDYHSHLGTQFGGVAMFGDEFSRQIHNISQSQFKSKFYKDIYNMKGNMGIGVISAFDEQPIYLNSHLGPFCIVTDGFIDNARELADQMLSEGVTFSETGDGTVNLTELAAKIIARGDDIIDGIEKVFDAIDGSCTLLLLSREGIYAARDRLGYSALAIAKREDAWAVASETTAFPNNDLSIEKILDPGEIVLLGKDGMRVAKVGRENNQICSFLWIYTGFPASDYEGINTEAVRERCGKCLARRDKDIEVDVVAGIPDSGTAHAIGYAIESGKPYRRPLIKYTPGYGRSYTPPSQDTRDHIARMKLVPVKEIIDGNRIVICEDSIVRGTQLKNFTTKKLWEGGAKEIHCRPACPPLMFPCRFNLSTREIDELAARRAIRDIEGKDIEDISEYLDHTTEKYAKMIEWIRKDIEVTTLRYQTVEDMVEAIGFPRERLCLYCWNGKYPDQGI; encoded by the coding sequence ATGAGCGGACTGTTCGGTGTTGTATCGGAGAATAGTTGTAATGAGTTGTTACTTTACGGGACGGATTACCATTCTCATCTGGGTACACAGTTCGGAGGCGTCGCCATGTTTGGCGATGAATTTTCAAGACAGATCCACAATATAAGTCAAAGCCAGTTCAAGTCGAAATTTTATAAAGATATTTATAACATGAAAGGTAATATGGGAATCGGCGTCATCAGCGCATTTGATGAACAGCCGATATACCTTAATTCACATCTGGGGCCATTTTGTATCGTTACAGATGGATTTATTGACAACGCAAGGGAACTGGCGGACCAGATGCTTTCAGAGGGAGTGACTTTCAGTGAGACTGGTGACGGAACGGTGAATCTCACCGAACTTGCGGCGAAGATTATCGCGCGCGGCGATGATATCATCGATGGAATCGAAAAAGTGTTTGATGCTATCGACGGCTCATGTACCCTGCTGCTCCTGAGCAGAGAAGGGATATATGCTGCCCGGGATAGACTGGGCTATTCTGCACTGGCAATCGCGAAGCGTGAAGATGCATGGGCTGTGGCGTCTGAGACCACTGCATTTCCAAACAACGATCTCTCGATAGAAAAAATTCTGGATCCGGGGGAGATAGTCCTTCTCGGTAAGGATGGGATGCGTGTAGCAAAAGTGGGAAGGGAAAATAATCAGATATGCTCTTTCCTGTGGATCTATACAGGGTTTCCTGCCTCTGACTACGAAGGGATCAACACGGAAGCAGTCAGGGAAAGATGCGGAAAATGTCTCGCGAGAAGAGATAAGGATATAGAAGTCGATGTAGTGGCAGGGATCCCTGATTCCGGAACCGCTCACGCTATCGGTTACGCGATAGAGTCGGGGAAGCCGTACAGGCGTCCGCTGATAAAGTATACTCCTGGATATGGCCGCAGCTACACTCCTCCCTCTCAGGATACACGAGATCATATCGCCCGGATGAAGCTGGTGCCCGTGAAGGAGATAATCGATGGGAACAGGATCGTCATCTGTGAAGATTCGATAGTGAGGGGCACACAACTCAAGAATTTTACGACGAAAAAACTCTGGGAAGGTGGAGCGAAAGAGATCCATTGCCGTCCGGCATGTCCTCCACTTATGTTCCCCTGCAGATTCAATCTATCGACCAGGGAAATAGATGAACTGGCCGCACGAAGGGCCATCAGGGATATCGAGGGGAAGGATATTGAGGACATTTCAGAATATCTTGACCATACTACAGAGAAGTACGCGAAGATGATCGAATGGATCCGCAAGGATATTGAAGTAACGACTCTGCGCTACCAGACAGTTGAAGATATGGTCGAGGCGATCGGTTTTCCAAGGGAAAGACTCTGCCTGTATTGCTGGAACGGCAAATATCCCGATCAGGGAATATAA
- a CDS encoding DUF2914 domain-containing protein: protein MSRIALFILLVFTFFLTPVMAMDIENGLKVDEVVICTGIEEKAPAGINTQFFESQERLYCYSRISGAAPPDTITHVWIFGEEEKARVRLPVKSASWRTWSSKRMMASWSGAWRVEIEDNGGRVLAVREFIYKPVEE, encoded by the coding sequence ATGTCAAGGATCGCACTCTTCATCTTGTTGGTCTTTACGTTCTTTTTAACCCCCGTCATGGCTATGGACATCGAGAATGGATTGAAAGTCGATGAAGTAGTCATATGTACCGGCATAGAGGAAAAAGCCCCCGCCGGCATAAACACCCAGTTTTTCGAAAGTCAGGAAAGACTCTATTGTTATTCAAGGATTTCGGGAGCCGCCCCTCCTGATACCATTACTCACGTGTGGATCTTTGGTGAGGAAGAGAAGGCTCGTGTGAGGCTCCCTGTCAAATCTGCTTCATGGCGGACATGGAGTTCTAAAAGGATGATGGCTTCATGGTCCGGAGCGTGGCGTGTTGAGATCGAAGACAATGGAGGCAGAGTATTGGCCGTTCGCGAATTCATCTATAAACCGGTCGAAGAATAG
- a CDS encoding hydrogenase iron-sulfur subunit — protein sequence MSEKGSTPKILVFSTENVSDPGIDLAGRNKMHYSPLVYVITLPCSSGIKPKWIIHALENGFDGVFLAADGNDCSYLEDCTARTGAVMARTQEMMVEREINPARVKMAALCSVCAEPFEKYMKNFNTALKKIGSAESGE from the coding sequence ATGAGTGAAAAAGGATCAACACCGAAGATCCTTGTCTTTTCGACGGAGAACGTGTCAGACCCCGGCATCGACCTTGCCGGCAGGAACAAGATGCACTATTCCCCGTTAGTCTACGTCATCACGCTGCCCTGCTCGAGCGGCATCAAACCGAAATGGATAATTCACGCTCTGGAGAACGGTTTCGACGGAGTATTTCTGGCCGCCGATGGGAACGATTGTTCCTATCTTGAGGATTGTACGGCAAGGACCGGAGCGGTCATGGCAAGGACGCAGGAGATGATGGTAGAGAGGGAGATCAATCCGGCCCGCGTAAAGATGGCGGCTCTCTGCAGCGTTTGTGCAGAACCTTTCGAAAAATATATGAAGAATTTCAACACGGCCCTCAAGAAGATCGGGTCGGCGGAAAGCGGAGAATAG
- a CDS encoding sulfurtransferase TusA family protein produces the protein MTDDELKNLEVNKVVDARGMACPGPLLEAKKAMAEVPVGGIMEVISSDEGTNNDIPMWTKKMKYEHMGTVEDTSFWRLYVKKTR, from the coding sequence ATGACGGACGATGAACTGAAGAATCTCGAAGTGAACAAGGTTGTGGACGCAAGAGGTATGGCTTGTCCCGGTCCGCTGCTGGAGGCGAAGAAAGCGATGGCGGAAGTGCCAGTGGGTGGGATTATGGAGGTCATCTCATCTGACGAAGGAACGAACAACGATATCCCGATGTGGACGAAAAAGATGAAGTACGAGCACATGGGAACAGTTGAAGACACAAGTTTCTGGAGACTGTACGTAAAGAAGACCAGGTAA
- a CDS encoding metalloregulator ArsR/SmtB family transcription factor: MAARISDKERCEKIAPLLKSLAHPQRLYILCKLRRNEMTVSELEQCCEASQPHISQHLTRMRLEGLVDSKRDGNFVQYRIVSEHVLALLESFEKVFK; encoded by the coding sequence ATGGCCGCAAGAATTTCGGACAAGGAGAGGTGCGAGAAGATAGCGCCACTGCTCAAGAGCCTTGCTCATCCCCAGAGGCTGTATATCCTCTGTAAACTTCGTCGAAACGAGATGACTGTGAGTGAACTTGAGCAATGCTGCGAGGCGTCACAGCCACACATCTCTCAGCACCTGACGCGAATGAGACTTGAGGGCCTGGTCGATTCGAAGAGAGACGGTAATTTTGTCCAATACAGGATAGTTAGTGAACATGTCCTTGCCCTTCTGGAATCGTTTGAAAAGGTATTTAAATAA